The following proteins come from a genomic window of Aricia agestis chromosome 19, ilAriAges1.1, whole genome shotgun sequence:
- the LOC121736845 gene encoding plasma membrane calcium-transporting ATPase 2 isoform X6, which translates to MATVEGRPAQYGVTLRQLRELMESRGAEGLAKINALGGPQEICKKLYTSPTDGLSGSKADMQHRREVFGSNLIPPKPPKTFLTLVWEALQDVTLIILEVAAVVSLGLSFYKPSEDEEDIDPAHLDEEEGHYQWIEGLAILISVIVVVIVTAFNDYTKERQFRGLQSRIEGEHKFAVVRANEVKQVPISEIVVGDICQIKYGDLLPADGILLQSNDLKIDESSLTGESDHVKKGEAFDPMVLSGTHVMEGSGKMLVTAVGVNSQAGIIFTLLGAAVDKQEKEIKQMKKEAKKQQKKGAQTQSQRKSLTDGSDGNALTKGAAPGDDEGANSHGNHADNHVAPADKPAPESGHKKEKSVLQAKLTKLAIQIGYAGSTIAVLTVIILVIQFCVRTFVLDGKVWKATYINNLVKHLIIGVTVLVVAVPEGLPLAVTLSLAYSVKKMMKDNNLVRHLDACETMGNATAICSDKTGTLTTNRMTVVQSYICEKLCKVTPNYRDIPKEVAETMIEGISVNSAFTSRIMPSQDPTAPPMQVGNKTECALLGFVVGLGQSYELVRERYPEESFTRVYTFNSVRKSMSTVIPYKGGYRLYTKGASEIVLKKCAFIYGHEGRLEKFTRDMQDRLVRQVIEPMACDGLRTISVAYRDFVPGKADINQVHIDQEPNWDDEDNIVNNLTCLCVVGIEDPVRPEVPEAIRKCQKAGITVRMVTGDNVNTARSIAVKCGILKPTDDFLILEGKEFNSRIRDANGEVQQHLIDKVWPKLRVLARSSPTDKYTLVKGMIESKAFDTREVVAVTGDGTNDGPALKKADVGFAMGIAGTDVAKEASDIILTDDNFSSIVKAVMWGRNVYDSIAKFLQFQLTVNVVAVIVAFIGACAIQDSPLKAVQMLWVNLIMDTLASLALATEMPTADLLQRKPYGRTKPLISRTMMKNILGQAVYQLFIIFSLLFVGDRILNIPSGRYQEVGAEPTQHFTIIFNTFVMMTLFNEINARKIHGQRNVFEGLFTNPIFYSIWIGTALSQVIIIQFGGMAFSTAGLSVDQWLWCLFFGAGTLVWGQLVTSIPTRKIPKKLSCTGCEIRIIIGREPTRWGRGQPDPETIQPGPDYDSDLDKKPRAGQILWIRGLTRLQTQIRVVNAFRQGLDSRGSLADAALAEALRKQTALSKRYSANASVDYGELAPPELDVERLSSHSHTETAV; encoded by the exons GTCTTAGCGGTTCGAAGGCGGACATGCAACATAGGCGCGAGGTGTTCGGATCGAACTTAATCCCGCCAAAACCTCCAAAAACGTTCCTTACACTAGTCTGGGAGGCGCTGCAAGACGTAACGCTTATTATTCTTGAAGTAGCTGCCGTGGTCTCGTTAGGGTTGAGTTTCTACAAACCGTCCGAAGATGAGGAGGATATTG ATCCCG CGCATCTGGACGAGGAGGAGGGCCATTACCAGTGGATTGAGGGGCTGGCGATCTTAATATCTGTTATAGTAGTCGTGATAGTTACAGCGTTTAACGATTATACGAAAGAAAGACAATTTAG AGGGCTCCAATCTCGAATAGAAGGGGAACACAAGTTCGCGGTGGTTAGAGCCAACGAGGTGAAGCAGGTGCCTATAAGCGAGATAGTCGTGGGGGACATCTGCCAGATCAAGTATGGCGACCTGCTGCCAGCGGACGGGATACTGCTGCAGAGTAATGACCTCAAG ATTGATGAATCGTCGCTGACGGGTGAATCGGACCATGTGAAGAAGGGGGAGGCTTTTGATCCTATGGTGCTATCCGGTACTCACGTTATGGAAG GTTCTGGTAAAATGTTGGTGACTGCTGTGGGTGTGAACTCTCAGGCCGGTATCATCTTCACTCTGCTGGGAGCCGCCGTCGACAAACAGGAGAAGGAGATCAAGCAGATGAAGAAGG AAGCTAAAAAGCAACAGAAGAAGGGAGCCCAAACCCAAAGCCAGCGCAAGAGTCTCACAG ACGGTAGCGATGGGAACGCACTAACGAAAGGGGCGGCGCCAGGTGACGACGAAGGGGCCAACAGCCACGGGAACCACGCGGACAACCACGTCGCCCCGGCCGACAAGCCCGCGCCGGAATCCGGACACAAGAAGGAGAAGTCGGTGCTGCAGGCCAAACTCACCAAGCTGGCTATTCAG ATTGGTTACGCCGGTTCTACCATCGCGGTGCTGACGGTGATAATCCTGGTGATCCAGTTCTGTGTTCGCACGTTCGTGTTGGACGGCAAGGTGTGGAAGGCGACGTACATCAATAACCTGGTGAAGCATCTCATCATCGGTGTCACGGTGCTCGTCGTAGCTGTCCCCGAAGGTCTACCGCTCGCTGTCACGCTGTCGCTCGCTTATTCTGTTAAA AAAATGATGAAAGACAACAACTTGGTACGGCATCTAGACGCTTGCGAGACGATGGGCAACGCCACTGCCATCTGCTCCGACAAGACCGGCACCCTCACCACCAACCGCATGACGGTCGTCCAGTCCTACATCTGCGAGAAGCTGTGCAAGGTCACCCCCAACTACCGGGATATACCCAAGGAGGTGGCCGAGACCATGATCGAGGGCATCTCCGTCAATAGCGCTTTTACCTCCCGGATTATG CCTTCCCAAGATCCCACCGCGCCACCTATGCAAGTCGGTAACAAGACGGAGTGCGCACTTCTCGGCTTCGTAGTCGGTCTCGGTCAGAGCTACGAGCTGGTGCGAGAGCGGTACCCTGAGGAGTCCTTCACCAGGGTCTACACCTTCAACTCCGTTAGGAAGAGCATGTCCACCGTCATACCTTACAAGGGCGGCTACAGACTGTATACCAAGGGTGCTTCGGAAATTGTGTTAAAAaa ATGCGCATTCATCTACGGTCACGAGGGTCGGTTGGAGAAGTTCACTCGCGACATGCAGGACCGGCTCGTGCGGCAGGTGATTGAGCCCATGGCGTGCGACGGCCTCCGGACCATCTCGGTCGCCTACCGGGACTTCGTGCCGGGGAAGGCGGACATCAACCAG gtGCACATAGACCAAGAGCCGAACTGGGACGACGAGGACAATATAGTGAACAACCTGACGTGCCTGTGTGTTGTCGGTATCGAGGACCCGGTCAGACCTGAG GTGCCCGAGGCTATCCGCAAGTGTCAGAAGGCGGGCATCACAGTCCGCATGGTGACGGGCGACAACGTGAACACGGCGCGCTCCATCGCCGTCAAGTGTGGCATCCTCAAACCCACTGACGACTTCCTCATACTCGAGGGTAAAGAGTTCAACTCGAGGATCCGGGACGCTAATGGAGAG GTGCAACAACACCTAATAGACAAGGTGTGGCCGAAACTCCGCGTGTTAGCTCGCTCGTCGCCGACGGACAAGTATACACTGGTGAAGGGCATGATAGAATCCAAGGCGTTTGACACGCGTGAGGTCGTGGCTGTGACGGGTGACGGCACCAACGACGGACCCGCGCTCAAGAAGGCCGATGTCGGATTCGCTATG GGTATCGCCGGTACGGACGTAGCCAAGGAGGCGTCTGACATCATCCTGACTGACGACAACTTCTCGTCGATAGTGAAGGCCGTCATGTGGGGCCGCAACGTGTACGACTCCATAGCGAAATTCCTCCAGTTCCAGCTCACTGTGAACGTTGTCGCTGTTATTGTGGCCTTCATCGGCGCCTGTGCGATACAGGACAGTCCTCTCAAG GCGGTACAAATGTTATGGGTGAACTTGATCATGGACACGCTGGCGTCACTTGCGCTGGCGACGGAGATGCCCACGGCGGACCTGCTGCAGCGCAAACCGTACGGCCGCACCAAGCCGCTCATCTCCCGCACCATGATGAAGAACATCCTCGGCCAGGCCGTCTACCAACTGTTCATTATCTTCTCACTCTTGTTTGTTG GTGACCGCATACTGAACATCCCGTCGGGCCGCTACCAGGAGGTCGGCGCGGAGCCGACACAGCACTTCACCATCATCTTTAACACTTTCGTCATGATGACGTTGTTCAACGAGATCAACGCGCGCAAGATACACGGCCAGCGAAACGTGTTCGAGGGGCTGTTCACTAACCCGATATTCTACTCGATATGGATCGGCACGGCGCTCTCGCAG GTGATAATAATCCAGTTCGGCGGTATGGCGTTCAGCACGGCGGGGCTGAGCGTGGACCAGTGGCTGTGGTGCCTGTTCTTCGGCGCCGGGACGCTCGTGTGGGGACAGCTCGTCACCTCCATACCCACGCGCAAGATACCCAAGAAGCTTTC GTGTACCGGTTGCGAAATACGCATTATCATCGGTCGAGAGCCAACGag ATGGGGCCGAGGCCAGCCCGACCCCGAAACGATCCAGCCGGGCCCCGACTACGACTCCGACCTCGACAAGAAGCCCCGCGCGGGCCAGATCCTGTGGATCAGGGGCCTCACGCGCCTCCAGACTCAG
- the LOC121736845 gene encoding plasma membrane calcium-transporting ATPase 3 isoform X16 has protein sequence MATVEGRPAQYGVTLRQLRELMESRGAEGLAKINALGGPQEICKKLYTSPTDGLSGSKADMQHRREVFGSNLIPPKPPKTFLTLVWEALQDVTLIILEVAAVVSLGLSFYKPSEDEEDIAHLDEEEGHYQWIEGLAILISVIVVVIVTAFNDYTKERQFRGLQSRIEGEHKFAVVRANEVKQVPISEIVVGDICQIKYGDLLPADGILLQSNDLKIDESSLTGESDHVKKGEAFDPMVLSGTHVMEGSGKMLVTAVGVNSQAGIIFTLLGAAVDKQEKEIKQMKKEAKKQQKKGAQTQSQRKSLTGDDEGANSHGNHADNHVAPADKPAPESGHKKEKSVLQAKLTKLAIQIGYAGSTIAVLTVIILVIQFCVRTFVLDGKVWKATYINNLVKHLIIGVTVLVVAVPEGLPLAVTLSLAYSVKKMMKDNNLVRHLDACETMGNATAICSDKTGTLTTNRMTVVQSYICEKLCKVTPNYRDIPKEVAETMIEGISVNSAFTSRIMPSQDPTAPPMQVGNKTECALLGFVVGLGQSYELVRERYPEESFTRVYTFNSVRKSMSTVIPYKGGYRLYTKGASEIVLKKCAFIYGHEGRLEKFTRDMQDRLVRQVIEPMACDGLRTISVAYRDFVPGKADINQVHIDQEPNWDDEDNIVNNLTCLCVVGIEDPVRPEVPEAIRKCQKAGITVRMVTGDNVNTARSIAVKCGILKPTDDFLILEGKEFNSRIRDANGEVQQHLIDKVWPKLRVLARSSPTDKYTLVKGMIESKAFDTREVVAVTGDGTNDGPALKKADVGFAMGIAGTDVAKEASDIILTDDNFSSIVKAVMWGRNVYDSIAKFLQFQLTVNVVAVIVAFIGACAIQDSPLKAVQMLWVNLIMDTLASLALATEMPTADLLQRKPYGRTKPLISRTMMKNILGQAVYQLFIIFSLLFVGDRILNIPSGRYQEVGAEPTQHFTIIFNTFVMMTLFNEINARKIHGQRNVFEGLFTNPIFYSIWIGTALSQVIIIQFGGMAFSTAGLSVDQWLWCLFFGAGTLVWGQLVTSIPTRKIPKKLSWGRGQPDPETIQPGPDYDSDLDKKPRAGQILWIRGLTRLQTQLRVVRAFKSTLEDLEERLSAHSAAGLRSRLRAPPQDIAYIDDDGPARTETTIF, from the exons GTCTTAGCGGTTCGAAGGCGGACATGCAACATAGGCGCGAGGTGTTCGGATCGAACTTAATCCCGCCAAAACCTCCAAAAACGTTCCTTACACTAGTCTGGGAGGCGCTGCAAGACGTAACGCTTATTATTCTTGAAGTAGCTGCCGTGGTCTCGTTAGGGTTGAGTTTCTACAAACCGTCCGAAGATGAGGAGGATATTG CGCATCTGGACGAGGAGGAGGGCCATTACCAGTGGATTGAGGGGCTGGCGATCTTAATATCTGTTATAGTAGTCGTGATAGTTACAGCGTTTAACGATTATACGAAAGAAAGACAATTTAG AGGGCTCCAATCTCGAATAGAAGGGGAACACAAGTTCGCGGTGGTTAGAGCCAACGAGGTGAAGCAGGTGCCTATAAGCGAGATAGTCGTGGGGGACATCTGCCAGATCAAGTATGGCGACCTGCTGCCAGCGGACGGGATACTGCTGCAGAGTAATGACCTCAAG ATTGATGAATCGTCGCTGACGGGTGAATCGGACCATGTGAAGAAGGGGGAGGCTTTTGATCCTATGGTGCTATCCGGTACTCACGTTATGGAAG GTTCTGGTAAAATGTTGGTGACTGCTGTGGGTGTGAACTCTCAGGCCGGTATCATCTTCACTCTGCTGGGAGCCGCCGTCGACAAACAGGAGAAGGAGATCAAGCAGATGAAGAAGG AAGCTAAAAAGCAACAGAAGAAGGGAGCCCAAACCCAAAGCCAGCGCAAGAGTCTCACAG GTGACGACGAAGGGGCCAACAGCCACGGGAACCACGCGGACAACCACGTCGCCCCGGCCGACAAGCCCGCGCCGGAATCCGGACACAAGAAGGAGAAGTCGGTGCTGCAGGCCAAACTCACCAAGCTGGCTATTCAG ATTGGTTACGCCGGTTCTACCATCGCGGTGCTGACGGTGATAATCCTGGTGATCCAGTTCTGTGTTCGCACGTTCGTGTTGGACGGCAAGGTGTGGAAGGCGACGTACATCAATAACCTGGTGAAGCATCTCATCATCGGTGTCACGGTGCTCGTCGTAGCTGTCCCCGAAGGTCTACCGCTCGCTGTCACGCTGTCGCTCGCTTATTCTGTTAAA AAAATGATGAAAGACAACAACTTGGTACGGCATCTAGACGCTTGCGAGACGATGGGCAACGCCACTGCCATCTGCTCCGACAAGACCGGCACCCTCACCACCAACCGCATGACGGTCGTCCAGTCCTACATCTGCGAGAAGCTGTGCAAGGTCACCCCCAACTACCGGGATATACCCAAGGAGGTGGCCGAGACCATGATCGAGGGCATCTCCGTCAATAGCGCTTTTACCTCCCGGATTATG CCTTCCCAAGATCCCACCGCGCCACCTATGCAAGTCGGTAACAAGACGGAGTGCGCACTTCTCGGCTTCGTAGTCGGTCTCGGTCAGAGCTACGAGCTGGTGCGAGAGCGGTACCCTGAGGAGTCCTTCACCAGGGTCTACACCTTCAACTCCGTTAGGAAGAGCATGTCCACCGTCATACCTTACAAGGGCGGCTACAGACTGTATACCAAGGGTGCTTCGGAAATTGTGTTAAAAaa ATGCGCATTCATCTACGGTCACGAGGGTCGGTTGGAGAAGTTCACTCGCGACATGCAGGACCGGCTCGTGCGGCAGGTGATTGAGCCCATGGCGTGCGACGGCCTCCGGACCATCTCGGTCGCCTACCGGGACTTCGTGCCGGGGAAGGCGGACATCAACCAG gtGCACATAGACCAAGAGCCGAACTGGGACGACGAGGACAATATAGTGAACAACCTGACGTGCCTGTGTGTTGTCGGTATCGAGGACCCGGTCAGACCTGAG GTGCCCGAGGCTATCCGCAAGTGTCAGAAGGCGGGCATCACAGTCCGCATGGTGACGGGCGACAACGTGAACACGGCGCGCTCCATCGCCGTCAAGTGTGGCATCCTCAAACCCACTGACGACTTCCTCATACTCGAGGGTAAAGAGTTCAACTCGAGGATCCGGGACGCTAATGGAGAG GTGCAACAACACCTAATAGACAAGGTGTGGCCGAAACTCCGCGTGTTAGCTCGCTCGTCGCCGACGGACAAGTATACACTGGTGAAGGGCATGATAGAATCCAAGGCGTTTGACACGCGTGAGGTCGTGGCTGTGACGGGTGACGGCACCAACGACGGACCCGCGCTCAAGAAGGCCGATGTCGGATTCGCTATG GGTATCGCCGGTACGGACGTAGCCAAGGAGGCGTCTGACATCATCCTGACTGACGACAACTTCTCGTCGATAGTGAAGGCCGTCATGTGGGGCCGCAACGTGTACGACTCCATAGCGAAATTCCTCCAGTTCCAGCTCACTGTGAACGTTGTCGCTGTTATTGTGGCCTTCATCGGCGCCTGTGCGATACAGGACAGTCCTCTCAAG GCGGTACAAATGTTATGGGTGAACTTGATCATGGACACGCTGGCGTCACTTGCGCTGGCGACGGAGATGCCCACGGCGGACCTGCTGCAGCGCAAACCGTACGGCCGCACCAAGCCGCTCATCTCCCGCACCATGATGAAGAACATCCTCGGCCAGGCCGTCTACCAACTGTTCATTATCTTCTCACTCTTGTTTGTTG GTGACCGCATACTGAACATCCCGTCGGGCCGCTACCAGGAGGTCGGCGCGGAGCCGACACAGCACTTCACCATCATCTTTAACACTTTCGTCATGATGACGTTGTTCAACGAGATCAACGCGCGCAAGATACACGGCCAGCGAAACGTGTTCGAGGGGCTGTTCACTAACCCGATATTCTACTCGATATGGATCGGCACGGCGCTCTCGCAG GTGATAATAATCCAGTTCGGCGGTATGGCGTTCAGCACGGCGGGGCTGAGCGTGGACCAGTGGCTGTGGTGCCTGTTCTTCGGCGCCGGGACGCTCGTGTGGGGACAGCTCGTCACCTCCATACCCACGCGCAAGATACCCAAGAAGCTTTC ATGGGGCCGAGGCCAGCCCGACCCCGAAACGATCCAGCCGGGCCCCGACTACGACTCCGACCTCGACAAGAAGCCCCGCGCGGGCCAGATCCTGTGGATCAGGGGCCTCACGCGCCTCCAGACTCAG CTCCGCGTGGTGCGCGCGTTCAAGTCGACGCTCGAGGACCTCGAGGAGCGACTGTCGGCGCACAGCGCGGCCGGGCTCCGCTCGCGGCTGCGCGCGCCCCCGCAGGACATCGCCTACATCGACGACGACGGCCCCGCACGCACCGAGACCACCATATTCTGA